From a single Phycisphaeraceae bacterium genomic region:
- a CDS encoding redoxin family protein, translating to MNLFLRMRRAAVCAIVSLFLVMSLAGTLRAAEAAGPTITPEAKAVIEQVRDAYLKLHTLEASGTMTIDMDVAGKVQADKMNFTSFFAAPQKFVHTAEGGITLGSTGEELYLFAAGDKVYAKLPAIKDRTAGNDLPEPLGSMLSRQNPSLVLAISPDAGAELLDSMVNVEKAPDAVIDGVAYTTLKGVSDAGVLTEVAIDSKTHLLRRVSLDLKKSVEEKGAPNVKKANVVFDYPHTTVDPTLKADQFAWTAPADAREISVGDRSALEGKDAPDFELPSLDGQPVKLSALKGSVVVLDFWATWCPPCRQSLPHLDELNEKMKDKGVKVFAVNSQEEGDTVSKFVKDTKLTTTVLLDEKGITSEPYNLQAIPQTVVIGKDGKVVKVFTGFNPNSSPQQLLRAVNKALEAK from the coding sequence ATGAATCTGTTCCTTCGGATGCGCCGTGCAGCAGTGTGTGCGATCGTCAGCTTGTTCCTCGTGATGAGTCTGGCCGGCACGCTCCGCGCTGCGGAAGCTGCTGGTCCGACGATTACGCCGGAGGCCAAGGCTGTCATCGAGCAGGTACGCGATGCGTATCTGAAGCTCCATACACTCGAAGCCTCAGGAACGATGACGATCGACATGGACGTAGCGGGCAAGGTACAGGCCGACAAGATGAACTTCACTTCCTTTTTCGCTGCACCGCAGAAGTTCGTCCACACAGCGGAGGGAGGCATCACGCTCGGCTCCACGGGTGAGGAGCTATACCTGTTTGCCGCGGGAGATAAGGTTTACGCAAAACTTCCCGCCATCAAGGATCGCACCGCCGGCAACGATCTGCCGGAGCCGCTTGGCTCGATGTTGTCCCGCCAGAATCCATCGCTCGTCCTCGCGATTTCGCCGGATGCAGGTGCGGAACTGCTCGACTCGATGGTCAATGTCGAAAAGGCTCCGGACGCGGTGATCGACGGCGTGGCTTATACGACACTCAAAGGCGTCAGCGACGCCGGCGTGTTGACCGAGGTGGCGATCGACTCAAAGACCCACCTGCTCCGCCGCGTATCGCTCGACCTGAAGAAGTCCGTTGAGGAGAAAGGTGCTCCGAACGTAAAGAAGGCCAACGTCGTATTCGACTATCCGCACACCACGGTTGATCCGACGCTTAAAGCAGACCAGTTTGCCTGGACCGCGCCTGCCGATGCACGGGAGATTTCTGTCGGCGATCGCTCAGCCCTGGAGGGCAAGGATGCACCGGACTTTGAGTTGCCGTCGCTCGACGGTCAGCCGGTGAAGCTTTCCGCGCTCAAGGGCAGCGTGGTGGTCCTGGACTTCTGGGCGACCTGGTGCCCGCCCTGCCGCCAGTCGCTGCCGCATCTGGATGAGTTGAACGAAAAGATGAAAGACAAAGGAGTGAAGGTCTTTGCGGTCAATTCTCAGGAAGAAGGGGACACCGTTAGCAAGTTTGTAAAGGACACGAAGCTGACTACCACGGTGCTGCTCGATGAAAAAGGCATCACCAGCGAGCCGTACAACCTTCAGGCGATCCCGCAGACGGTCGTCATCGGCAAGGATGGGAAAGTCGTGAAGGTGTTCACCGGCTTTAACCCGAACTCGTCACCACAGCAGCTCTTGCGCGCGGTGAACAAAGCGCTCGAAGCCAAGTGA